The proteins below come from a single Salvelinus fontinalis isolate EN_2023a chromosome 1, ASM2944872v1, whole genome shotgun sequence genomic window:
- the LOC129855532 gene encoding potassium voltage-gated channel subfamily A member 7-like, whose translation MCSDNASIPTLIQFPLWFQTHILFKSRLSLLHTKEKGPGLWTRPIKAGMENNDPEGGGEGRRRDIEEGEKDKQLKNQLNSEEKGEKENQVGGEKERKRVSRRSGSLWRSGWAPSERLAINVSGMRYETQLRTLAQFPDSMLGDPRRRLRYFDPLRNELFLDRNRACFDAILYFYQSGGRLRRPANVPLDIFIDELCFYELGEEIMARFKEDEGFPKEEAPSLPVNEVQRSLWMLFEHPESSSGARIIAIVSVMVIVVSILIFCLETLPDFRSEKELREEYFYKYHAHDKNISVHMLPPASVFQDPFFLVETICICWFSFELFMRFICSPSKMHFFKDVMNIIDFTAILPFFVTLITELSKDTENAPGMSLAIIRVIRLVRVFRIFKLSRHSKGLQILGQTLRASMRELGLLIFFLFIGVIIFASAIFFAEADHKDTAFVSIPGAFWWAVVTMTTVGYGDMYPETVWGKLIGSMCAIAGVLTISLPVPVIVSNFSYFYHRETECEDQTQYTHVKTSLWEDEEHEEGEEGEEEGAGEGDYNAIEGICNPLNRTLLGGLCAGQSRESSGAKMYLREPLVTQV comes from the exons ATGTGTAGTGATAATGCCTCTATTCCCACACTGATTCAATTCCCACTCTGGTTTCAGACCCACATCCTCTTTAAGTCCAGACTGTCCTTACTACACACAAAGGAGAAAGGGCCTGGATTGTGGACTAGGCCAATAAAGGCAGGGATGGAAAACAACGACCCAGAAGGAGGTGGAGAAGGACGAAGGAGAGACAtagaagaaggagagaaagacaaaCAGCTGAAGAACCAACTCAACAGCGAGGAGAAGGGCGAGAAAGAGAACCAGGTGGGCGGTGAGAAGGAGAGGAAGCGGGTGAGCCGGCGGTCTGGATCACTGTGGAGGAGCGGCTGGGCGCCGAGCGAACGTCTTGCTATCAACGTCTCAGGGATGCGCTATGAGACCCAGCTCCGCACCTTGGCCCAGTTCCCAGACTCCATGCTGGGCGACCCCAGACGGCGGCTTCGCTACTTCGACCCATTGCGCAATGAGCTCTTCTTGGACCGCAACCGGGCCTGTTTTGACGCCATCCTCTACTTCTACCAGTcgggcgggcggctccggcggcccGCCAACGTGCCCCTGGACATTTTCATTGACGAGCTGTGTTTCTATGAGCTGGGAGAGGAGATCATGGCACGCTTCAAGGAGGATGAGGGTTTCCCCAAGGAGGAAGCCCCATCGCTGCCCGTCAACGAGGTCCAGCGGAGTCTGTGGATGCTTTTCGAGCATCCGGAGTCGTCATCGGGCGCGCGCATCATCGCCATCGTCAGCGTCATGGTGATCGTGGTGTCCATCCTCATCTTTTGCCTAGAGACGCTGCCTGACTTCAGGAGCGAGAAGGAGCTTCGTGAG GAGTACTTCTACAAGTACCATGCCCACGACAAGAACATCTCTGTGCACATGCTTCCCCCCGCCAGTGTCTTCCAGGATCCCTTCTTCCTGGTGGAGACTATATGTATCTGCTGGTTCTCTTTTGAGCTGTTCATGCGGTTCATCTGCTCGCCCAGCAAGATGCACTTTTTCAAGGACGTGATGAACATCATCGACTTCACAGCCATCCTGCCCTTCTTCGTGACACTGATCACTGAGCTGTCCAAGGACACGGAGAACGCACCGGGAATGTCACTGGCCATCATCCGTGTAATCCGGTTAGTCAGAGTGTTCAGGATCTTCAAGCTGTCCCGCCACTCCAAGGGCCTGCAGATCCTGGGCCAGACGCTGAGGGCCAGCATGCGTGAGCTAGGCCTACTCATCTTTTTCCTCTTCATCGGCGTCATCATCTTCGCCAGCGCCATCTTCTTCGCCGAGGCCGACCACAAGGACACAGCGTTCGTCAGCATCCCTGGCGCCTTCTGGTGGGCTGTGGTTACCATGACCACCGTGGGCTACGGTGACATGTACCCGGAGACGGTGTGGGGCAAGCTGATTGGCTCTATGTGCGCCATCGCCGGCGTGCTTACCATCTCGCTGCCCGTGCCCGTCATCGTGTCCAACTTCAGCTACTTCTACCACCGCGAGACGGAGTGCGAGGACCAAACCCAGTACACACACGTCAAGACCTCGCTGTGGGAGGACGAGGAGCacgaggagggggaggaaggggaggaagaaggGGCCGGAGAAGGTGATTACAATGCCATAGAGGGCATCTGCAACCCTCTGAATAGGACTCTGTTGGGGGGGCTGTGCGCTGGGCAGAGCAGGGAGTCAAGTGGGGCAAAGATGTACCTCAGGGAACCCCTGGTAACTCAGGTGTGA